A single genomic interval of Deltaproteobacteria bacterium harbors:
- a CDS encoding SWIM zinc finger family protein: protein MGWYNFKPYVPVAARRAQARKKMETLRKRGQKIQPVELEGKTIARTFWGKAWCDHMESFHDYENRLPRGRTYVRNGSVCHLDIAKGEVQAMVSGSELYKVKVTIKTLPGEKWKEVKKRCAGQIGSLLELLQGRLSANVMSVVTHRNKGLFPLPGEISLKCSCPDWAVMCKHVAAVLYGVGARLDERPELLFLLRGVDHEDLISAEVGMVTAATEVQSGRRRIADDALADVFGIEMPEEAKPAGTRPLSGRKAEKSLSPKASKRLSGSTTDLKAKAGKRSKPTREKSAGNNRPLGMEVAGLRAKFGMSQAEFAGLIGVSVTSIANWEKKPGILGLRAHSLETWNEIKRLTKSQAWRKLHRQ, encoded by the coding sequence ATGGGCTGGTATAATTTCAAACCCTACGTGCCCGTGGCAGCACGCCGGGCGCAAGCCAGGAAAAAGATGGAAACGCTCCGGAAAAGGGGGCAAAAAATACAACCCGTGGAGCTGGAAGGAAAAACCATCGCCCGAACGTTCTGGGGAAAGGCCTGGTGCGATCATATGGAGTCGTTTCACGATTATGAAAACCGCCTGCCTCGCGGACGCACCTATGTTCGAAACGGTTCCGTATGTCACCTGGATATTGCCAAAGGCGAAGTCCAGGCCATGGTCAGCGGCTCTGAACTTTACAAGGTGAAGGTGACGATTAAAACCCTTCCCGGGGAAAAGTGGAAAGAGGTCAAGAAGCGCTGCGCCGGTCAAATCGGTTCGCTTCTGGAACTGCTCCAGGGCCGGCTTTCCGCCAATGTGATGTCTGTCGTGACCCACCGCAACAAGGGGCTCTTCCCCCTGCCGGGTGAAATCAGCCTGAAATGCAGTTGTCCGGATTGGGCCGTTATGTGCAAGCATGTGGCCGCGGTGCTCTATGGTGTGGGGGCACGGCTGGATGAACGACCGGAGTTGTTGTTTCTTCTGCGGGGAGTGGATCATGAGGATCTGATCAGCGCCGAAGTCGGCATGGTTACGGCCGCGACCGAAGTGCAATCCGGGCGCCGAAGGATCGCCGATGACGCCCTGGCCGATGTCTTCGGCATCGAGATGCCGGAGGAGGCGAAACCGGCCGGGACAAGGCCCCTATCCGGCCGCAAAGCGGAGAAATCGCTTTCCCCAAAGGCCTCCAAGCGTCTCTCCGGAAGCACAACCGACCTAAAAGCCAAGGCGGGCAAAAGGTCCAAGCCGACCCGGGAGAAATCGGCCGGGAATAACCGGCCTCTTGGTATGGAGGTGGCCGGATTACGGGCTAAATTCGGCATGTCTCAGGCCGAGTTCGCCGGCCTTATCGGAGTAAGCGTGACCTCTATCGCCAACTGGGAAAAAAAGCCCGGGATCCTCGGACTGCGGGCGCATTCCCTCGAAACCTGGAATGAGATCAAAAGACTGACAAAATCGCAAGCCTGGCGGAAGCTGCATCGTCAGTAA